A DNA window from Ovis aries strain OAR_USU_Benz2616 breed Rambouillet chromosome 7, ARS-UI_Ramb_v3.0, whole genome shotgun sequence contains the following coding sequences:
- the LOC101103401 gene encoding large ribosomal subunit protein eL21-like, with the protein MTNTKGKRRGTRYMFSRPFRKHGVVPLATYMRIYRKGDIVDIKGMGTVQKGMPHKCYHGKTGRVYSVTQHAVGIIVNKQVKGKILAKRINVRTEHIKHSKSRDSFLKHVKENDQKKKEAKEKGTWVQLKHQPAPPREAHFVRTDGKEPELLEPIPYEFMA; encoded by the coding sequence ATGACCAACACAAAGGGAAAGAGGCGGGGCACCCGCTACATGTTCTCCAGGCCTTTCAGAAAACATGGAGTTGTTCCTTTGGCCACATACATGCGAATCTACAGGAAGGGTGATATTGTAGATATCAAGGGAATGGGTACTGTTCAAAAAGGAATGCCCCACAAATGTTACCATGGCAAAACTGGGAGAGTCTACAGTGTTACCCAGCATGCTGTTGGCATCATTGTAAACAAACAAGTTAAGGGCaagattcttgccaagagaattaaTGTGCGTACTGAGCACATTAAGCACTCTAAGAGCCGAGATAGCTTCCTGAAACATGTGAaggaaaatgatcagaaaaagaaggaagccaaAGAGAAAGGGACTTGGGTTCAGCTGAAGCACCAGCCTGCTCCACCCAGAGAAGCACACTTTGTGAGGACCGATGGAAAGGAACCCGAACTGTTGGAGCCCATCCCCTATGAATTCATGGCCTGA